A single genomic interval of Rhinopithecus roxellana isolate Shanxi Qingling chromosome 11, ASM756505v1, whole genome shotgun sequence harbors:
- the EMX2 gene encoding homeobox protein EMX2 isoform X1, with protein MFQPAPKRCFTIESLVAKDSPLPASRSEDPIRPAALSYANSSPINPFLNGFHSAAAAAAGRGVYSNPDLVFAEAVSHPPNPAVPVHPVPPPHALAAHPLPSSHSPHPLFASQQRDPSTFYPWLIHRYRYLGHRFQGNDTSPESFLLHNALARKPKRIRTAFSPSQLLRLEHAFEKNHYVVGAERKQLAHSLSLTETQVKVWFQNRRTKFKRQKLEEEGSDSQQKKKGTHHINRWRIATKQASPEEIDVTSDD; from the exons ATGTTCCAGCCGGCGCCCAAGCGCTGCTTCACCATCGAATCGCTGGTGGCCAAGGACAGTCCCCTGCCCGCCTCGCGCTCCGAGGACCCCATCCGTCCCGCGGCACTCAGCTACGCTAACTCCAGCCCCATAAATCCGTTCCTCAACGGCTTCCACtcggccgcagccgccgccgccggtAGGGGCGTCTACTCCAACCCGGACTTGGTGTTCGCCGAGGCGGTCTCGCACCCGCCCAACCCCGCCGTGCCAGTGCACCCGGTGCCGCCGCCGCACGCCCTGGCCGCCCACCCCCTACCCTCTTCGCACTCGCCACACCCCCTCTTCGCCTCGCAGCAGCGGGATCCGTCCACCTTCTACCCCTGGCTCATCCACCGCTACCGATATCTGGGTCATCGCTTCCAAG GGAACGACACTAGCCCCGAGAGTTTCCTTTTGCACAACGCGCTGGCCCGAAAGCCCAAGCGGATCCGAACCGCCTTCTCCCCGTCCCAGCTTCTAAGACTGGAACACGCCTTTGAGAAGAATCACTACGTGGTGGGCGCCGAAAGGAAGCAGTTGGCACACAGCCTCAGCCTCACGGAAACTCAG GTAAAAGTATGGTTTCAGAACCGAAGAACAAAGTTCAAAAGGCAGAAGCTGGAGGAAGAAGGCTCAGATtcgcaacaaaagaaaaaagggacgCACCATATTAACCGGTGGAGAATCGCCACCAAGCAGGCGAGTCCGGAGGAAATAGACGTGACCTCAGATGATTAA
- the EMX2 gene encoding homeobox protein EMX2 isoform X2 translates to MFQPAPKRCFTIESLVAKDSPLPASRSEDPIRPAALSYANSSPINPFLNGFHSAAAAAAGRGVYSNPDLVFAEAVSHPPNPAVPVHPVPPPHALAAHPLPSSHSPHPLFASQQRDPSTFYPWLIHRYRYLGHRFQGKSMVSEPKNKVQKAEAGGRRLRFATKEKRDAPY, encoded by the exons ATGTTCCAGCCGGCGCCCAAGCGCTGCTTCACCATCGAATCGCTGGTGGCCAAGGACAGTCCCCTGCCCGCCTCGCGCTCCGAGGACCCCATCCGTCCCGCGGCACTCAGCTACGCTAACTCCAGCCCCATAAATCCGTTCCTCAACGGCTTCCACtcggccgcagccgccgccgccggtAGGGGCGTCTACTCCAACCCGGACTTGGTGTTCGCCGAGGCGGTCTCGCACCCGCCCAACCCCGCCGTGCCAGTGCACCCGGTGCCGCCGCCGCACGCCCTGGCCGCCCACCCCCTACCCTCTTCGCACTCGCCACACCCCCTCTTCGCCTCGCAGCAGCGGGATCCGTCCACCTTCTACCCCTGGCTCATCCACCGCTACCGATATCTGGGTCATCGCTTCCAAG GTAAAAGTATGGTTTCAGAACCGAAGAACAAAGTTCAAAAGGCAGAAGCTGGAGGAAGAAGGCTCAGATtcgcaacaaaagaaaaaagggacgCACCATATTAA